The Populus nigra chromosome 4, ddPopNigr1.1, whole genome shotgun sequence genome contains the following window.
AGAGGGTTTGACTCCATTTCTCAAAACCTTTCTCAGCTCTCTAATAACCTGGACAATGCTCTTCAGGTGGATGGCAACTCTTTTTAGAGTTTAAAACTTGTTTACTGTACTTGTCAAACTTGGTTTTGTCTccataagaaatatattttacctGCTTATCCTGGAGTTGTTCTTTTCGATCAGAGAAATTCTGGTTCTGATGTCAATCTGTTACTTCCCTGTTTTCTCTGTTTTCAGGGAGCTAGACATCTAGCTGAACCACCCACATTGAGAGAAATATTCCACAGTGTACTCGAGGACTCTGAGATCAAacgagaagatgaagaaaagctacaaaatgaagaagaaggaaagaaagtatTGAAGAGAAAGATTGACCCAGAAGACAGATCAGAAGATCAAGAAAACGATTTTCACAAGGGAAATGAGCAATGCCTTGAGAATAAAAGGCTGAAGAGAGCCAAAAATGTTGGTTTCTCCTTTCTGTTTAGTGCTGTGTTTGATCTGTTGCATGCTATCAAGTTTTGTGCTAATTGCTATTGTCCTTTGGTGTTCTGCAGCTGGCAGTTTCCATGGCAACAAAAGCAGCTGCACTTGCTAGGGAACTGAAGTCCATAAGATCCGATTTATGTTTTATGCAAGAGCGATGCGCTCTGCTTGAAGAGGAAAACAGGAGGATTCGAGATGGATTCTGTGAAGGGACTAGACCAGAAGAAGATGATCTGGTAAGCCCTTGATGTACAATCACTCAAATTGACTAGGTTATGGTAGAATAATTGTGGTTGCAATTTTGATCAACACGATATGCCTATATATCGACGCAGATGAGGCTTCAAATGGAAGCACTACTTGCAGAAAAATCCAGATTAGCAAATGAAAATGCTAATCTTAAACGGGAAAATCAATGCCTTCACCAGCTTGTAGAGTACCACCAAATCACAACACAAGATCTCTCTGCATCCTATGAGCAAGTTATACGTGGAATGTGCTTGGACTTTTCTTCTCCATCATCCTCTATCATGGAAGACAATGAAGATGACTGTGAAACTGCAAAAACACCTCAGAagaatgtttttggatttgcCACTTCAATCGATGAATCCTGTTACGAAGGAGGGGATGAGTAAATAACCAAGGAGAATGAGAGGCAGTCACCGGTTTTGTCAGTAATTTGATCAGGGTTCTTATTTTAGTTCCACTTGAACTGTACATTTTTGTCGTGTGTTTCTCTGTTAAAAACCTTACACCAGGTGAAGCCATGGGTTGCTTGATATGTG
Protein-coding sequences here:
- the LOC133691302 gene encoding uncharacterized protein LOC133691302 isoform X2, with amino-acid sequence MGTLLENRQRHVSIGQDQLNLDPSFGTHVRVGESDRAKRMKEDSLLLLRGFDSISQNLSQLSNNLDNALQGARHLAEPPTLREIFHSVLEDSEIKREDEEKLQNEEEGKKVLKRKIDPEDRSEDQENDFHKGNEQCLENKRLKRAKNLAVSMATKAAALARELKSIRSDLCFMQERCALLEEENRRIRDGFCEGTRPEEDDLMRLQMEALLAEKSRLANENANLKRENQCLHQLVEYHQITTQDLSASYEQVIRGMCLDFSSPSSSIMEDNEDDCETAKTPQKNVFGFATSIDESCYEGGDE
- the LOC133691302 gene encoding uncharacterized protein LOC133691302 isoform X1 translates to MAASVDSPSPAAHLNKESTSLMVSSPLFSPDSDKRFWSALRSRMGTLLENRQRHVSIGQDQLNLDPSFGTHVRVGESDRAKRMKEDSLLLLRGFDSISQNLSQLSNNLDNALQGARHLAEPPTLREIFHSVLEDSEIKREDEEKLQNEEEGKKVLKRKIDPEDRSEDQENDFHKGNEQCLENKRLKRAKNLAVSMATKAAALARELKSIRSDLCFMQERCALLEEENRRIRDGFCEGTRPEEDDLMRLQMEALLAEKSRLANENANLKRENQCLHQLVEYHQITTQDLSASYEQVIRGMCLDFSSPSSSIMEDNEDDCETAKTPQKNVFGFATSIDESCYEGGDE